The genome window GTCCTTTTCGAATATTGCTTCCAAGATTGAATTACCACTCGTAATGGATGAGGAAAGTTTTGCTGTCATTCCTGTAACAGCAGGTGCTGAAAAAATCGAACAAGCACTCACATTATTTGACACAGTTGTCTTAATGAAAGCAGCAAGTAATTTACCGCTTCTTACGACATTACTAAAAAAACTGAATTTACTTGATGCAGCAGTAGTAGTAAGCGATGTTGCCATGGCGACAGAAAAAATCACTTACAACATGAGAGATATAAATCCAGAAGAAAAAATGTCATACTTTACCACGATTATCGTGAAAAAAAGAAGGGAGCAATATAAATGAAAAAATTATGGAAGTTTCTACCATTTGTTTTAATCGGTGTTATTTATTTTACTTTAACGAATCCAGAATCCGCACACGCAATGCATATTATGGAGGGCTTTTTACCAGTTAAATGGGCTGTCTTTTGGTTCATTGTATTTATCCCATTCCTTGTACTTGGCTTAATTCGTATTCGTAAATTAATTGCCCTAGATAAAAATAACAAATTACTGTTGGCACTATGCGCAGCCTTTATCTTCGTTCTTTCAGCGCTTAAAATTCCGTCCGTTACAGGATCTTGTTCTCATCCGACTGGTGTAGGTCTTGCAACTGTTATGTTCGGTCCGCTCGTTGTCAGTGTACTTGGCGTGATTGTCTTGCTTTTCCAAGCGTTACTACTTGCACACGGCGGTATTACAACACTTGGCGCGAACGCAATGTCTATGGCTGTTATTGGGCCAATGGTTGGTTTTGTCGTATACAAACTCGCTCGTAAACTAAACTGCAATAAAAGTGTTTCGATTTTCTTATGTGCGATGACAGCTGATTTAGCAACCTACTTAACCACCAGCGTCCAGCTCGGAGTCGTTTTCCCAGATCCAGCATCCGGCATGATGGCATCCATTCTGAAGTTCATGGCGATTTTCTGTGTGACACAAGTTCCAATTGCGATTGCAGAAGGATTGCTAACGGTAGTCATGTACAATCTTATTAGCAAAAATTTACCAGAAAAGGTGGCACAATTACGATGAAAAAAATAAATATCAATGTCATTTTAATTCTATTAGTTGTATTGTTAATGGTTAGTCCATTCTTCTTCAATAAAACGGGGGAGTATGGCGGTTCTGACGGGGAAGCAGAGGCGGAAATCACCAAAATCGATCCAAGCTATGAACCATGGTTTGAACCTCTTTATGAACCAAAAAGTGGCGAAATTGAAAGCTTATTATTTACGCTTCAAGGTTGTATCGGAACAGGAATTATCGCGTATGTCATTGGTGTAAGTCGTGGCAAGCGGAAAGCTGAGAACGATGTTAACCATTGATAAATATGCTTATCAAAACCGGTGGATAGCTTTTTCGCCATCAGCAAAAGCATTATTTTATGTCGCAATTCTAATACTCGCGTTAACTGGTCCTGTGCTCGTCCAAGCTATACTGTTTTTGTGCATGGTGCCACTGACGCTCTATGTCGTTAAAATTCATTTTAAACAATATTTGAAATGGCTCCTTTTACCATTTTCATTTCTACTTTTTAGTTTACTGTCGATTCTTATTTCGATTTCTAAAGATCCAAGTAGTTTTCTCGCTTCGATTTCGATTGGCAGTTTTTATCTCGGGATTTCCGATGTGACGATTACGACGGCAACTCAAGTTTTTTTTCGAAGTATCGCTTGTTTAGCAGCGACATACTTTTTCGTCTTAACTGTTCCCGTGGTACAATTAACGAAAGTAATGAAGCGGATTTTTATCCCAAAAGTACTTATTGAACTAACGATTTTAATTTACCGTTTTATCTTTATTTTTTTAGAAGAAGCGACGGCGATTCGAAAAGCACAGAGCCTTCGCTTCGGTTATCACGGCATAAAAAATAGTTACCGGTCATTTGGCATGCTCGTAAATACTTTATTTAATCGTGTCATGAAAAGATATAATGAAATGGTTGTAACACTTGATGTGAAGCTATATCAAGGAGAATTTCATATCTAGGAGGAAGCCAATTTGCTTAAAACAGAACATATTTCATTCCAATATGAAGATGGCAAACAAGCCTTAACGGATGTTTCAATTGATTTAGAAAAAGGCAATATTATCGGCCTAATTGGTGCGAATGGCTCCGGTAAATCGACACTTTTTATGCAGCTATTAGGCATTAACAAGCCAACTTCTGGTAAAGTTTATTTTGACGGAAAACCACTTTCTTACAATAAAAAAGCACTGTTTGCTTTGCGAAAAAAAGTGAGCATCGTTTTCCAAGATCCAGATCAGCAAATCTTTTATTCGAATGTTCGTGACGATGTGGCTTTTGCGCTTAGAAATTTAGGCGTAAGCGAAAGTGAAGTAGAATCGCGCGTGACGAATGTGCTTAAGATTGTTGGTGCAACGGAATTTCAACATAAACCAGTCCAATATTTAAGTTATGGCCAAAAAAAACGTGTCGCGATTGCCGGGGCTCTTGTTCTTGACACAGATTGGTTACTGCTAGATGAACCAACAGCTGGCCTCGATCCTATCGGTAAAAAAATTATGATGGAAATTATCGAACGTCTGGCAAACCAAGGAAAAAAGATCCTTATTTCAAGCCATGATATCGATTTAATTTATGAAATATGCGATTACGTGTATATGTTAAAAGATGGAGCTGTTCTCACAAATGGGGAAACAAGCAGTGTTTTCTTAGAGAAAAGCAATATCGAACAAGCGGGATTAGTCCAGCCTTGGCTAATCAAATTACACCAACAAGCTGGCTATCCACTGTTCAAAAAAGAAGCCGATTTTTTCGCGCATACGGGGAAGGTGACTAATTAATGGTAAAGCAAATAATGATTCAAGGTACCGCTTCTGATGCCGGGAAAAGCGTGCTAGTGGCCGGATTATGCCGTCTGTTCAAAAATAAAGGTAAGCGAGTTGTTCCATTTAAATCTCAAAATATGTCACTCAATTCTTTCATAACGGCGACAGGGGATGAAATGGGACGGGCACAAGTTTTTCAAGCAGAAGCGGCTGGTGTTTTTCCAGATGTCCGCATGAATCCAGTGCTCCTTAAACCGACCAATGATCGGCAATCGCAAGTGATTTTTATGGGTGCGATTTTAGATAATATGGACGCTGTGACGTACCATGATTTCAAACAAACACTTATTCCGAAAATCCAAGCAGTTTACCAGAGTTTAGTGGATGAAAATGATATTATTGTACTAGAAGGTGCCGGAAGCCCAGCCGAAATCAATTTGAACGACCGTGATATCGTGAATATGGGCATGGCAAAAATGGTCGATGCACCAGTTGTCCTAGTTGCTGATATTGATAAAGGTGGCGTATTTGCTTCGATTTATGGCACCATTATGCTGTTAAATGAAGAAGAGCGGGCTCGGATCAAAGGTGTTATTATCAATAAATTCCGCGGCGATGTAGCTCTTTTACAACCCGGAATTGATATGATTGAGGAACTCACAAACGTCCCGATTATCGGTGTGATTCCTTATGCCAATTTACAACTGGAAGAAGAGGATAGTGTTTCACTAAGTGGGAAAAATTACGTGCCAGATAGTAACGCACTACTTAATATCGCGATAATCTGTTTACCGCGGATTTCTAATTTCACAGATTTTCATATTCTGGAAATCCAGCCCGACATAAGTGTACGCTACATCCGTAATATAGCTGATTTTGGAAACCCAGATTTAGTCATTATTCCTGGAAGTAAAAATACACTAGAAGATATGACTTTCCTCGAAGAATCTGGACTTAAAAATGCCATTCAAAACTATGCTAAAAATGCCGGGAAAGTAATCGGGATTTGTGGTGGCTACCAAATGCTCGGTCAAAAAATGCTCGATCCGAATCAAGTGGAGAGTAAACAATTAGAAATAGCCGGACTTGGTTTGCTAGATACCGAGACGATTTTTCTCGACCACAAGCGCACTACTCAAATTACAGGTGTGACGCATTCAGGTGAAGCTGTTGAAGGTTACGAAATCCATATGGGTGAGACGAAGCGCGGCGAGAGCACTAGTCCATTTTGTGAAATTAAAGCGGTGAACGGAAACGAAGAAACCCACCAAGATGGCGCTATCTCTGTCAACAAAAATATCATCGGTACATATATTCATGGTATTTTCGACAATGATGTTTTCTTAGGAAATCTATTTGACGAACTACTAACGCGCAAAAACAAATCCGTTTATCCACATGAAATCATTAAACTAAAAGAACACAAAGAACAAGAATACGACAAATTAGCGGCTCTTTTAGAAGAAAATATCCAAATGGACCAACTAGAAAAAATCATGAAAGGAGAAAAAATATGCGTATCTACACAAAAACCGGCGATAAAGGAATGACAAGAATTATCGGGGGTAGCAAAGTAAGTAAAGATAATATCCGTATCGATGCATATGGAACTTTGGATGAACTTAATTCGCTGATTGGCTACACGATAACAACACTTGGGGCTGAACCAGAAATTCAAGCCGAACTTGAACAAATTCAACAGCAATTATTTGATGCAGGAGGGGATCTTGCAACAGAGGAAGGCAAACGTGCGTATAAATTAACTAGTGAGCCTGTTGCGTGGCTAGAAGACCGAATTGACGTCTATGCCGATGAACCACCAGAAATCGAAAAATTTATCCTGCCAGGTGGAACGCAAGCAGCCTCGTTACTGCACATGGCTAGAACCGTAACAAGAAGAGCTGAACGCGAAATCGTTGGTATGTTAAAAATTGCTTCAAGTAACGAAGAAGTGTTAAAATACGTCAACCGTTTATCCGATTACTTTTTTGCCGTTGCCAGAGTCGTCAATTACCGCGCTGGTGAAACAGACATTTTCTACAAAAATTCCGAACTCGTTTTCCGCAATAAAAAGAAATAATAAAAAACCTCTCCAGACATCAAAGCCGGAGAGGTTTTCCTTTTTTAAAAACGTTGGATTAAAAATACACCAACGAGCATTAACAATACACCTATCATTCGGTAACGATTAATTGGATGTGGAATAACCCCGAAAAAGCCAAAATGATCAATAATAAGTGCAATAATCATTTGCCCACAAAGCGCTAAAACAACCGTCATTGCTGAGCCGAGTAATGGTAAAAGTAAAATGTTAGAAGTTACGAAGAGCACTCCAAGCGCACCGCCAGTGAAAACCCACCAAGGAATTCGGCCGACACCTTTCAGTTGAAAAGTCAAACGACGCTCAACGATTAAACAAACCAGTGTAAGCAAAGTCGTCCCAACTAAAAAGGAAATAAATGATGCCACAAAAGGAGAACCGACAGTTAGCCGAAGTTGGCTATTAATCGACGTTTGAATCGGGGAAAGTAGTCCAGAAACAAGTCCCATTGCCATAAATAGTAATAATGATTTGGATGATCTTTTTGTCATGTTTTCTCCTCCTTTAAAAGCGTTGCATCAAGTAAATGCCGCCGAACATTAAAATAACGCCAAGTAGACGTTCGATATTAATCTCATGCATTGGTACTTGAAATAAGCCAAAATTATCAATAATAATCGCCATAATCATTTGTCCACAAACCGTAATCATCACAAGCAGTGCCGAGCCAAGTCGTGGTAATAGTAAAATATTAGCTGTTAGGAAAATAACGCCTAATGTTCCACCACCAACCCAAATATACCAAGGATTTGAGGCAATCATTTCTGAAGATATTGGCCATGATTTTTGTGTAAATAAGCAAACGATAAGTAAAACAGTTGTCCCTACCATAAAAGAAACCCACGAAGCTAAAAACGGTGATTTCGTATATGTACTAAGTCGTGTATTGATGGCCGTTTGAACTGGTAATACCATCCCAGCTAACAAACCTGATACAATAAATAATATAATCAAAAATTTCCCTCCCTTTTATCACAATGAGATAATTATAAAATAAAAGCGGGGTAAAAAGATAGTATTTAATTTAAAGTGAGGTTTTTTTATGAAAATTCGTATTATCGGATCCGTCGGAAGCGGCAAAACCACTTTAGCTAAAAAGCTTTCCGAGTGGCAACAAATCGATTATTTTGAAACAGATCGCATCGTCTGGAAACGAGAAGAAACAGAGGTAAGACGAACCGACATCGAAAAAATAGCAGTATTAAATAAGATTCTTCAACAAGAAAACTGGATTATTGAAGGCGTTCATTTGGAAGCATGGGTGAACGAAAGCTTTGATCAAGCGGATGTGATTATTTTTCTCAATTTACCTAAAAAGCAAATCCGCTCCCAACTTATTAAGCGCCAAATTAAACAGTTACTACGATTAGAAGCAGCACATTACCAAGTCAAATTAAACATGTTAAATAAAATGTTTTATTGGGACGATTTATTTGACCAAAGAACAAAACCACTAATTGCTGAAAAAATGGCTCAAACTCCAACAAAATGGCTAGTCGTCACCGAAAAAACAGCATTGCAAGAAATACAAAAAAGGCTATTGCAAATTATATCGAGCCGTGATATATTATAAGCATCAAATACATCGAGGTGCGATATAGTTATGAATGAAAAATTACGGAAAGCCTATCTTCCAATGACCGAAACCGCTTTTTACATATTACTTTCGCTCGTCAAACCAAGGCACGGTTACGCGATTATCGAAAACGTCGCAAAGATGACAGATGATCGAATCAAGCTTGGACCCGGGACTATTTACGGAAGCTTATCTAAAATGAACAAAGATAATTTGATCCAAATTATTCAAGAAGAGAGTAATCGGAAAATCTATCAAATTACTGAAATTGGCACAGACATTTTGCAATTAGAAAAAGCGCGCATCGAAGAATTGTATAGAAACTCAAGGGAGGTCTAATAATGGAGAAAAAAGTCGTTAAGTTTTTCACAGTGGACAATATGGAGAAAGAAGAAGCCTATTTAAATGAAATGGCACAAAATGGTTGGTTCTTTCAAAAATATAAATCTTTTAAATACCATTTCGAACAAGGAGAGCCTGCGAAATACAGCTATGCGATTGATTTTAAAGAAAATGAAGGGGACGAAGAAGCTTACAAAACACTTTTCGAAGATGCTGGCTGGGAGACTGTTTTCAGCTATCCAGTCTTAAATGGCAATTGGATGTATTTCCGCAAAGCCGTAGCTCCTGGAGAAACAGAGGAAGCTATTTTCACTGACGAGACTTCTTTAATTCAACTTTACAAAAATATCCGCAAACGTTGGACCATTTTTGGGGCGATAGTAAGTTTGTTTTTATTTGTTGAATTGCTAATTGTATTTCAAATAGAAAATCATATTGGAATCGCTACATTTATTTTC of Listeria monocytogenes contains these proteins:
- a CDS encoding energy-coupling factor ABC transporter permease; amino-acid sequence: MHIMEGFLPVKWAVFWFIVFIPFLVLGLIRIRKLIALDKNNKLLLALCAAFIFVLSALKIPSVTGSCSHPTGVGLATVMFGPLVVSVLGVIVLLFQALLLAHGGITTLGANAMSMAVIGPMVGFVVYKLARKLNCNKSVSIFLCAMTADLATYLTTSVQLGVVFPDPASGMMASILKFMAIFCVTQVPIAIAEGLLTVVMYNLISKNLPEKVAQLR
- a CDS encoding energy-coupling factor ABC transporter substrate-binding protein codes for the protein MKKININVILILLVVLLMVSPFFFNKTGEYGGSDGEAEAEITKIDPSYEPWFEPLYEPKSGEIESLLFTLQGCIGTGIIAYVIGVSRGKRKAENDVNH
- a CDS encoding energy-coupling factor ABC transporter transmembrane protein — protein: MLTIDKYAYQNRWIAFSPSAKALFYVAILILALTGPVLVQAILFLCMVPLTLYVVKIHFKQYLKWLLLPFSFLLFSLLSILISISKDPSSFLASISIGSFYLGISDVTITTATQVFFRSIACLAATYFFVLTVPVVQLTKVMKRIFIPKVLIELTILIYRFIFIFLEEATAIRKAQSLRFGYHGIKNSYRSFGMLVNTLFNRVMKRYNEMVVTLDVKLYQGEFHI
- a CDS encoding ATP-binding cassette domain-containing protein → MLKTEHISFQYEDGKQALTDVSIDLEKGNIIGLIGANGSGKSTLFMQLLGINKPTSGKVYFDGKPLSYNKKALFALRKKVSIVFQDPDQQIFYSNVRDDVAFALRNLGVSESEVESRVTNVLKIVGATEFQHKPVQYLSYGQKKRVAIAGALVLDTDWLLLDEPTAGLDPIGKKIMMEIIERLANQGKKILISSHDIDLIYEICDYVYMLKDGAVLTNGETSSVFLEKSNIEQAGLVQPWLIKLHQQAGYPLFKKEADFFAHTGKVTN
- a CDS encoding cobyric acid synthase, with product MVKQIMIQGTASDAGKSVLVAGLCRLFKNKGKRVVPFKSQNMSLNSFITATGDEMGRAQVFQAEAAGVFPDVRMNPVLLKPTNDRQSQVIFMGAILDNMDAVTYHDFKQTLIPKIQAVYQSLVDENDIIVLEGAGSPAEINLNDRDIVNMGMAKMVDAPVVLVADIDKGGVFASIYGTIMLLNEEERARIKGVIINKFRGDVALLQPGIDMIEELTNVPIIGVIPYANLQLEEEDSVSLSGKNYVPDSNALLNIAIICLPRISNFTDFHILEIQPDISVRYIRNIADFGNPDLVIIPGSKNTLEDMTFLEESGLKNAIQNYAKNAGKVIGICGGYQMLGQKMLDPNQVESKQLEIAGLGLLDTETIFLDHKRTTQITGVTHSGEAVEGYEIHMGETKRGESTSPFCEIKAVNGNEETHQDGAISVNKNIIGTYIHGIFDNDVFLGNLFDELLTRKNKSVYPHEIIKLKEHKEQEYDKLAALLEENIQMDQLEKIMKGEKICVSTQKPAIKE
- a CDS encoding cob(I)yrinic acid a,c-diamide adenosyltransferase; protein product: MRIYTKTGDKGMTRIIGGSKVSKDNIRIDAYGTLDELNSLIGYTITTLGAEPEIQAELEQIQQQLFDAGGDLATEEGKRAYKLTSEPVAWLEDRIDVYADEPPEIEKFILPGGTQAASLLHMARTVTRRAEREIVGMLKIASSNEEVLKYVNRLSDYFFAVARVVNYRAGETDIFYKNSELVFRNKKK
- a CDS encoding DMT family transporter is translated as MTKRSSKSLLLFMAMGLVSGLLSPIQTSINSQLRLTVGSPFVASFISFLVGTTLLTLVCLIVERRLTFQLKGVGRIPWWVFTGGALGVLFVTSNILLLPLLGSAMTVVLALCGQMIIALIIDHFGFFGVIPHPINRYRMIGVLLMLVGVFLIQRF
- a CDS encoding DMT family transporter — its product is MIILFIVSGLLAGMVLPVQTAINTRLSTYTKSPFLASWVSFMVGTTVLLIVCLFTQKSWPISSEMIASNPWYIWVGGGTLGVIFLTANILLLPRLGSALLVMITVCGQMIMAIIIDNFGLFQVPMHEINIERLLGVILMFGGIYLMQRF
- a CDS encoding AAA family ATPase — translated: MKIRIIGSVGSGKTTLAKKLSEWQQIDYFETDRIVWKREETEVRRTDIEKIAVLNKILQQENWIIEGVHLEAWVNESFDQADVIIFLNLPKKQIRSQLIKRQIKQLLRLEAAHYQVKLNMLNKMFYWDDLFDQRTKPLIAEKMAQTPTKWLVVTEKTALQEIQKRLLQIISSRDIL
- a CDS encoding PadR family transcriptional regulator; this encodes MNEKLRKAYLPMTETAFYILLSLVKPRHGYAIIENVAKMTDDRIKLGPGTIYGSLSKMNKDNLIQIIQEESNRKIYQITEIGTDILQLEKARIEELYRNSREV
- a CDS encoding DUF2812 domain-containing protein yields the protein MEKKVVKFFTVDNMEKEEAYLNEMAQNGWFFQKYKSFKYHFEQGEPAKYSYAIDFKENEGDEEAYKTLFEDAGWETVFSYPVLNGNWMYFRKAVAPGETEEAIFTDETSLIQLYKNIRKRWTIFGAIVSLFLFVELLIVFQIENHIGIATFIFIIFFILVSLYGKMFFNLTRKINNLATRKAS